In the genome of Nonomuraea sp. NBC_00507, the window TTTCACGGGTGGGTGTGGGCCGACCAGTGGGTGCGCGACGGGCGGTTCCGGCCGGAATACGTCGTGGGCGGTGTGGTCTCCGGGCGGTGGGCCACCAGCGGGGGAGGGGCGCTGCAGATCCCCAAGGTGATGCGGCGGGTGGTGGTCGCCGACGACGGGTGGGTGCTGATCGTCGCCGACGCGGCGCAGCTGGAGCCTCGTGTGCTGGCCGCGATGGCCGGGGACATGGGGCTGGCCGCGGCCGCCGGCGAGATCGACCTCTACTCGGCGCTGGCGCAGTCCTTCGGCGGGCAGCGGGACAACGCCAAGATCGCGATGCTGTCCGCCATGTACGGCGGCACCAGCGGGGACGCGCCCAAGCTGCTGGCGATGATGCGCCAGCGCTTTCCCCAGGCCTACCAGTTCGTGGAGGACGCGGCCAAGGCGGGGGAGGAGGGGCGGCTCGTGCGCTCCTGGCTCGGCCGCACCTGCCCGCCGCCGTCGCCCCGGTGGAAGGAGCTGGTGTCGGGGCCGGAAGGCGGGCGTGCGGCCAGGGACCGGGGGCGGTTCACCCGCAACTTCGTGGTGCAGGGGACGGCCGCGGAGTGGGCGCTGGTGCTGCTCGCGGTGCTGCGCGGGCTGCTGCCTTCGCCTGCGCGGCTGGTGTTCTTCCAGCATGACGAGGTGATGGTGCACTGCCCGATCGCGCAGGCCGAGGAGGTGATGGCGGCCGTGACGGCGGCGGCGGCGGAGGCCAGCAGGCTGCTGTTCGGGCAGACGCCGGTGCGTTTTCCGATGGAGGCGGTCGCGGTCGCCTGCTACGCCGACGCCAAGTGAGGCCGTCCGGCGGCGGTGGGTCAGGGCCGGGTGCGGTAGTAGGTGGTGGCCAGCCAGAGGCCCGCGGCCGTGACCATGACGCCGACGCCCAGGCCGAGGGCGCTGTAGGACAGGACGCCGACGATGACGCCCGCCACGATCGTGCCCGTGGCGCCGCAGACGTTCATCAGCAGGTCGGACAGCCCTTGGACGGCGGGCCGGCGGTCGATCGGGACCGACTCCGTGACCAGGGCGGAGCCGGCCACCAGCCCGCACGACCAGCCCAGACCGAGCAGCACCAGCGCGGCCGTCACCTGCCACACCCGGTGCCCCGCCGTGGCGGCCAGGACGGCGGAGGCGAGCAGCAGGGCCATGCCGAGCACCAGCACCGGCACCTTGCCCGCCTTGTCGGCCAGCCAGCCCACGAGCGGGGACAGCACGTACATGCCGGCGATGTGCAGGCTGATCACGAGCCCGATGACCTCCAGGTTCGAGCCGTCGTGGTGCAGCTTGACCGGGGTCATCGA includes:
- a CDS encoding bifunctional 3'-5' exonuclease/DNA polymerase, producing MYVVVAGETVLPVGGAARRTVDLAETVREIEAAERPRWVWADARETYPALLRAGVRVSRCHDIALTEGLLLAHEGRYGEPRSARAAHARLHGLPVPDEQPDAPGTLFAPEPLAAEAVAEVLADQLRRIGALPEPGRFRLLVAAESAGALIAAEMAHDGMPWRRDVHDALLTELLGPRPVHGMRPAKLQALADEVAAAFGHPVNPDSVQQLVKAFKGAGVALKSTRSWELKQIDHPAVAPLLAYKELARLYSFHGWVWADQWVRDGRFRPEYVVGGVVSGRWATSGGGALQIPKVMRRVVVADDGWVLIVADAAQLEPRVLAAMAGDMGLAAAAGEIDLYSALAQSFGGQRDNAKIAMLSAMYGGTSGDAPKLLAMMRQRFPQAYQFVEDAAKAGEEGRLVRSWLGRTCPPPSPRWKELVSGPEGGRAARDRGRFTRNFVVQGTAAEWALVLLAVLRGLLPSPARLVFFQHDEVMVHCPIAQAEEVMAAVTAAAAEASRLLFGQTPVRFPMEAVAVACYADAK